Proteins encoded in a region of the Falco rusticolus isolate bFalRus1 chromosome 12, bFalRus1.pri, whole genome shotgun sequence genome:
- the CST7 gene encoding cystatin-F isoform X1 produces the protein MAANFTCSFATLCCLAVWGFSRTSGAAYIPPPHSTTKPGFPVPVNTNNPGVRKAARFGVYRYNNSSNDLFLFKESQINKAMVQIVRGLKYMLHVEIGRTVCEKREHSSLDSCHFQRKKNLQRMLRCYFEVWIMPWLHKAYVPVSLCH, from the exons ATGGCAGCCAACTTCACCTGCAGCTTCGCCACACTTTGCTGTTTAGCAGTCTGGGGCTTCTCCAGGACTTCAGGTG CTGCCTACATACCACCACCACATTCAACCACGAAACCTGGCTTCCCTGTCCCGGTGAACACCAACAACCCTGGCGTGCGCAAGGCAGCTCGCTTCGGGGTTTACAGATACAACAACAGTTCCAACGACCTCTTTCTGTTCAAGGAATCACAAATAAACAAAGCCATGGTACAG ATTGTCAGAGGGCTGAAATACATGCTGCACGTGGAAATTGGACGCACCGTGTGTGAGAAGAGGGAGCACTCCAGCCTGGACAGCTGTcacttccagaggaaaaaaaacctgcaacgG ATGCTGAGATGCTATTTTGAGGTCTGGATAATGCCTTGGTTACATAAAGCTTATGTCCCTGTTTCTCTTTGTCACTGA
- the CST7 gene encoding cystatin-F isoform X2, protein MAANFTCSFATLCCLAVWGFSRTSAAYIPPPHSTTKPGFPVPVNTNNPGVRKAARFGVYRYNNSSNDLFLFKESQINKAMVQIVRGLKYMLHVEIGRTVCEKREHSSLDSCHFQRKKNLQRMLRCYFEVWIMPWLHKAYVPVSLCH, encoded by the exons ATGGCAGCCAACTTCACCTGCAGCTTCGCCACACTTTGCTGTTTAGCAGTCTGGGGCTTCTCCAGGACTTCAG CTGCCTACATACCACCACCACATTCAACCACGAAACCTGGCTTCCCTGTCCCGGTGAACACCAACAACCCTGGCGTGCGCAAGGCAGCTCGCTTCGGGGTTTACAGATACAACAACAGTTCCAACGACCTCTTTCTGTTCAAGGAATCACAAATAAACAAAGCCATGGTACAG ATTGTCAGAGGGCTGAAATACATGCTGCACGTGGAAATTGGACGCACCGTGTGTGAGAAGAGGGAGCACTCCAGCCTGGACAGCTGTcacttccagaggaaaaaaaacctgcaacgG ATGCTGAGATGCTATTTTGAGGTCTGGATAATGCCTTGGTTACATAAAGCTTATGTCCCTGTTTCTCTTTGTCACTGA